Within the Desulfotignum phosphitoxidans DSM 13687 genome, the region ATTTCTGGCCAATGGTCTGAAAAACTATGACCGGCACAGCAACCAGCCCCAGACCGATGACATCTCCCACATGAGCCCGTACCTGCATTTCGGGCAAATCTCCCCATTGTACCTGGCCTTAGGGGTCATGGACGTAGATCCATCCCTGTCAGATGCCCGGGATGCGTTTATCGAACAATTGATCATCCGGCGGGAGCTGGCCTTCAATTTTGTGTACTACACGCCTGATTATGATTCTTTTGATGTGATTCCCGGGTGGGCCAAAAACACCCTGGCCGACCATGAAACCGATCCCAGAGACCATCTGTATTCAGAACAGGAACTGGTGGATGCCGTCACCCATGATCCTTACTGGAACGCAGCCATGATGGAAATGACCTGCACCGGGTTCATGCACAATTACATGCGCATGTACTGGGGCAAGAAAATCCTGGAATGGTCCCCTTCCCCGAAACAGGCGTTTGAGACCACGCTGGCGTTGAACAACCGGTATTTTCTGGACGGCAGAGACCCCAACTCCTACACCGGCGTGGCCTGGCTGTACGGCATCCACGACCGGGGCTGGGCCGAACGGGCCATCTTCGGCAAGATCCGGTACATGGCCGCCTCCGGCCTGGAACGCAAATGCGATATCCAGGCCTATGTGGACAAAATCAAACACCGCTGCGCTGCAGTTAAATCCAAAAATTTATATGAAATATAGGATTATAATCCAAAAATTTATGAGGTGACATGTGGAAGTTAAAATGGCAGATCTGCCCGGTGTGGGCAAAAAAATTTCTTTCCTGACTGCGGAACAACAGAAAGTCGTGGTCATTATCCATCACTCCGGCAAACGGGACCTGTATTTTTTTCAGGATTCCGACGAAGATGAGGCGGATTATTTTCTGACATTGACATCCGAAGAAACCCGGGAAATGGGGGCCCAGCTTTTAGGGGCCACATACCAGCCTGTGGATGACGATAAAATGCAGATCTTTCAGAAACAGCTGGTCATGGAATGGATCAAGCTCACCCCGGAATCTCCGTTTGTGGACAAACAGATTGCCGAATCCCGGATCCGGACCCACACCGGGGCTTCCATCATTGCCGTGATGCACGGGGACGACATGATCGTGAGCCCGGATATCAATGAGGTGCTCAAAGCCGGGGACACGGTCATGGCCGCGGGAAAAAGAGACCAGATCCGCCGGTTTGAAGCCATGGCCAGAGGAGCATCCACGGAAGGAGACCATTGATGGGGGACGTTCATTTCCCTGTTCTGTTCATTGCCGGAGGTATTTTCATTCTCCTGTTTGCCGTGGGATTCATCGGCATGAAGATCCGGATTCCCGGGGTGGTGCTCTATATTCTGCTGGGCATCGGCCTGGGCGGGTATTTTTCCGGCAGCCACCTGCTGCACCTGGCCGGAGAGGTGGGCATCGTGCTGCTGTTTTTCATGCTGGGCATGGAGTTTCCCATGCGCCGCCTGGCTGGGATCGCTAAAAAAGTGGCCCCGGCCGGTACCCTGGATGTGTGTCTCAATCTGTTTGTGACCATGGGCCTGTGCCTGTTTTTCGGTTTGGACTGGATCACATCCTTTCTCATGGGCGGTGTGGTATATGCCACCTCCTCGTCCATCACCGCCAAAATCCTTGAGAGTTCAAAACGCATGGCCAATCCGGAGTCCGAATTTCTGCTGGGCCTTCTGATCTTTGAAGACCTTGTGGCACCCATTGCCGTGGCCGTTCTGGTGGGCCTGACCGCGGGCACGGCCATGACCGGTGTGACATTCGGAATGATCCTTGCCAAAATCGTCGGCCTGATCATCGGTGCCGTGGTCATCGGGCATCTCATCTTCAGCCGGCTGGGCGGATTTGTGGACCGGTACAGGAGCCAGGACATTTTCATCCTCCTGGTGGTGGGCATTGCCCTTGCCTACGGAGGCCTGGCCCTGCTGCTGAACCTGTCCGAAGTGCTGGGCGCGTTTCTGGCCGGCATCATCCTGGCGGAAGCACAGCGCACCGAACCGCTGGAACATGCGATTCTGCCGGTGCGAGACCTGTTTCTGCCTTTGTTCTTTTTTTATTTCGGCACCACCATCACCTTTGGGGACGGGGTTCCCATGATTCCTTTGCTCGTCGTTCTGCTGGTCTGGTCCATTGCCGGCAAAATCATTACCGGGTATTACGGGGCCAGATTCTACGGGCTGTCCAAAAAAGTATCTGTGCGGGCCGGGCTGTCTTTTACCCAGCGGGGGGAATTTTCCGTGATCATCGCCAGCATGGCCGTTGACACCATCCGGGTGCTCAGCGGGGTTTTCATCCTGTCTTCAGCCATGATCGGCATTCTTTTATTTGAACTGGCACCCAGAATCACCACGGCCCTGTTTCCCAAAAAAGCCAGGCCCCAGAAATACAAAGTCCCGGGCACTTGAGCCAAAAAGAGGTCCTGCGGCAAAGTCCGTCTGCCGCAGGACCTCTTTTTGTTTTGTGGTTATGTTGCGGTTACAGGCCTTTGGCATGTTCAGACAACAGCTTGTCCTGGATGCCGAAGGGATCGGTAAATTCCTGTTCCGGCCTGAAGTTCAGTTTTGCCTCACCCCTGTTGTTCAGGGTCTCTCCTAAATCCAGGGCCACTTCCAGGCCCGGATCCATGCCCACACCGGCCAGAAGCTGCCTGAGCAGGGATTCGCTTTTTCCGGCAAAGGCAACGGCATCTCCGAGCACCCGGCCGGCTTCAGCCGCGTTGTGAAATCCCACCGAGTTTTCCGCGTTGATGAACACGATGCGTAAAAACGCCTGCATGTAAAAATCTTTGGCCTTGCTGTAAACCGCGTTGTCCACGGCTGCACCCTTAGCCTGGGCCTGGTGCAGGGTTTCAAACAGCCGGGCGCAGGTGGCGGTGCCGTATCCGGCCCTGAGAATCAATGATGTGGTCCGGTCCTGGGTATGGAAAATCTGATCCGTGAGCCATTCTTTGGACTGGGTATGACACTGGGCGCAGGCCCTGAGGTCCGCTTTCAAGGGACTTGTCACATCATGGTCCGAGATTTTATAACTGCCGGACCGGGTAAACGGCATATGACAGTCGGCACAGGCCACCCCGGCCTTGAAATGCACGCTGCCCCGGGAGAACAGTTCAAACTCCGGATGGCGGATAAACGGCATCTTGAATCCGGTAATCTCCTGGACCCATTCCAGGCGGAACTCATCGGTCAAAAGCACATCAATGATGCCTTCAATGGAGATATCTCCCCACTGGCCGTTGCGCCAGGGCATGGTGACGTCCCCGGCCACCTGGTTGTCCTTGTCCTTGGGCACGGAATAGGTAATGTGACACTGGGCACAGGCCAGGATCCGCAGTTCCTGCCGGGAGGGATCTTTTTTGCCGATCATTTCCAGGCCTTTTTCCAGATGGTCTTTTTTAAAGGTCAGCTCCAGAGGATCCTGCAGGTGACAGTCATAACAGGCCGGTCCCAGTTCCCGCAGTTTTTCCGGCAGCATATCCAGGGCTTCCAGGTATGGTTTGCCTAAGTAGTGTCTGACCGAAAACTCAGAACGCCACGTTTTTCAAGGGGATGACGGCTAAAACTTATTTGAAATTTTTACTTATAATTGAATTGCTTGTTGATTTTTACTGATTTCTGTGTTAATATAACCTATTAATAATTAACGAGATTTTAACAAACGAGAGAAATCGAAAGCAATTCAAATTTCAACACCCAAACAAAACTTCGAGGTTGTTTTGCGTAAAATTTTTGAACCACAAATGACATTCGGGCAGACCCCTATCGACCAAATCAAACTTGACATGAGGGCCAGGGATGAAATTCCCAAGCTGCTTTTGGGGCTCCAGCATATCTATTGCGATCAAGATCTGCGAGAAAAAGTTTTTGCCATCCTCAAAAATGTGATTCCGGAAGACACTGACTCCAGAAATGGACGTCCGGGAATGGACCTGTGGAAAATCCTTGTGATGGGCACCATCCGGCTCAATTGCAATTGGGATTACGATAAGCTCCAGGAGATGGTGAACAACCACAGAACATTAAGGCAGATGCTGGGACATGGTATGATGGACGATGACATCACCTATCCGCTTCAAGACCCTGAAAACGATAAATGTCAAGGCTTCTGACACCTGACGTTCTTGATAAAAACTCAACACCCTGGTTAGTACAAGTAGGTCATAAACTTCTGATGAAAAAAAAACTTCGGACGATGAGACATTGATGGGACGGTGTGACTCATTCGTTGTTGAAACCGATGTTCATTTTCCCACAGACATCAACCTGCTTTTTGATGCAGTCCGAAAAATGATTCAAATTGCCGCTATTATCAGCCAGGGCATTGGAACGAGTATGTGGCGGCAATCAGCATATAATATCAAAAAATTTAAACGGCTATATCGGATAGTTCAGCGATTGAAACATTCCACATCCAAGGATGAAAAGAAAAAGGCCAAAAAAGCTCGGCAGATTATGGATGCCCACAAAGCGTATATCGAGCTTGCTGAAAAATACATTTTAAAGGCGAAATCGACCATTGAAATGATGGAGTCATCCGATATTATTAATGCGGTCCGAGCCCAAGAGTTGCAAACATATATCAATTTCGCGCTTTGGCAAATTGATCTCATAAAACGCCGGGTGTTACAGGATGAAAAAATCCCGCATAGAGACAAGATTTTTTCAATTTTCGAACCTCACACGGAATGGATTTCAAAAGGCAAAGCCGGTGTTCCCCAGGAATTGGGACTGCGGGTATGCATCCTGGAAGACCAGTATGGGTTTATCCTGCACCACCGGGTGATGGAGAAAGAAACCGATGATAAGGTGGCAGTTGCAATGGTAAGATCGGCACAAAACAAATTTTCTGGCCTCAAGGGATGCAGTTTTGATAAAGGATTTTATACCCCTGGTAACAAAATGGACCTGAAAAAAACATTGAATATTTTGGTGCTCCCGAAAAAAGGCAGATGCAACAAGGCTGAATGTGAAGAAGAAACAGCAAAGGATTTTATTCGTTTTAAAAGAAAACATTCAGCGGTTGAATCGGCTATAAACGGGTTGGAAAATCATGGTCTGGACAGATGCCCGGATCATGGTATTCAAGGATTTAAAAGATACGTGGGCCTGTCTGTTCTGGCAAGAAACCTCCAGATCATGGGGCATAATATACAACAAAAAGGATTGAAACAGCTGCAACGGTTTGAACAGCGCAAAGCCGCTTAAAAACAGGCCATTGCATCAAAAACAGCACGTCAAACACTACAGGTGTGCCCGAAAAATGGGAAAGTCGTCAAAAAACGACTATCATGAAAGCACTTTCCCCGGTTTGTGATAGCAGGAGGACCAACAATTGAAAATTTTGTCAGGCATGTGCCCCGGAAAATCTCAAAATCGGGGTTTCCGGCCAGCCACTAAGTAATCCAGGCCGTGGGTTTCGATCATTTTTCTGTGGAAAGGCGTTTTGCAGGCCAGGCACACCCCGCCGGAAGCCACCCGGGATGAATCGATCTCGATCTGGTCGGTCACCGCGTAAAAATGCCCCCTGGGTTCATTGTACTCGATGCCGAATCCCCATCCTTTGTATAAAATGCCCAGAAACGGAAATTCACTGAGCTTGTCATACACCACTTCATCCGTATCCCATCCGCGTTTGTACCGGCTTTTGTCCACGGGCTTGGGTTCTTTTGTCTTGAGCCAGGATTCATAGTGCAACGGGTAAGCATCCCCCCATTTTTCAGGGTCATACTCGTTCTCGTCAATCTGTGCCGCCAGATAGGTCTCCGGCTTGGAATCACAGCCGGTCAGAAACATGCACACAACACACAGGCCTGTTAAAATTATTTTGATCATACCGGCATTTCAATAAAAAAGGCACACCTGTTTTGTAACCAGGTGCGCCTTTTTATGTCAAAAATTTATATAGAAACTTATTTTCTTTCCACGATCAGGGCCATGCCCTGGCCGCCTCCGATGCACAGGGTGGCCAGGCCGTACCTGACATCCCGGACTTCCATTTCATACAGAAGCTTGGTCAGAATAGCGCCGCCGCTGGCAGACACCGGGTGCCCCAGGGCAATGGCACCGCCGTTGACATTGACCTTGTTGATATCCATGTCCAGTTCCCGCATACATGCCAGGGCCTGGGAGGCAAACGCCTCATTGAGTTCGATCAGATCAATGTCGTTCATGGTGAGTCCGGCTTTTTCCAGGGCCAGGCGGGTGGCCGGGATGGGACCGATACCCATGAGGGCCGGATCCACACCAGCCGATGCATAGGACACAATGGATGCCATGGGTTTGATGCCCAGTTGATCGGCTTTGTCCTTTGCCATGACCACCAGGGCGGATGCCCCGTCGTTCATGCCGCTGGAGCTGCCGGCCGTGACCGTGCCCCCTTTTCTGAAGGCGGGTTTGAGCTTTTGAAGGGATTCCATGGTAGTGCCGAACCTCGGATGTTCATCCGTGTCAAATATTTTGGGATCGCCTTTGCGCTGGGGAACCTCCACGGGCACGATCTGTTCCTTGAATTTGCCTTCCTTAATGGCTTTTTCCGCCAGTTGCTGGCTTCTCAGACCGAATTCATCCTGATCTTCTCTGGATACATTGTATTTTTCCGCCACATTTTCAGCGGTTTCTCCCATGGTGTTCCCACTCAAGGGATCAAACAGAATCAGCTGATCCTGGAGCTGGCCATGGCCTAAACGGTATCCCCACCGGGCTTTCTTGAGCATGAATGTGGCATTGCTCATGCTTTCCATGCCGCCGGCCACAATGATATCCGCATCCCCGGATTTGATCACCTGGGCCGCCAGGGTCGTGGCTTTGATACTGCCGGCACACGCCTTGGAGATGGTGAACTGGGGTTTTTCCTGGGGAATGCCGGCTTTCACCGCCACCACCCGGGCGGAGTTGATGGGCAAATCTCCGGTACGATACCCGGACGCGTAAATCACCTCATCGATCTGATCCCCGGTCAACCCGGCCCGCTTGATGACCTCTTTGATGGGAATGGGTCCGAAATCAATATCGCTCAACGGAGCCAGAGACCCGCCGAATCTGCCGATGGCCGTTCTGCACGCACTTGCAATAACTACCTCTCTCATGTAACCCTCCTGAAATGTGTTGTTTGCCTCTTTTATAGCTTCGATATAGCTGTATTATAAATACATCCCCCTGTCAATACAAAATAGGCACATGGCTTTGGACATTATCCCCTGGCGTTCGGATTTCAGATGTCTGGGAACAGCGGAGCCTGAGGCCGTCACACATCCGGCATCACGACCGGGAATCCAGAATCTCCAGGACTTGCCCGCACATGTCCGCAGCCCGGTTCTTTAACGCATCCGCTTTTTCCAGGGTCTGTTTTTTATAAATATCGTCCGTGATACCCGCCATGTTGATCACGACATTTTTGTACGCCCCCCAGATGCCCATCTCCAGGGCCCTTGCCCCTACTTCCACGTCGGATTTTGACGCGATATTGCCGTATGTCGCCACCGCGACCAGCGCATCCCAGGCCGCATCCGCGGTTGCCATCACGGACAGCGGGGTATCAATGGCATTTTTCAATCCCAGCTGCAGCTGTTCATCCCGACAGGCCCGGTCCGCGTCTGTTTCTTTTGGCAGGCCCAGGGCCGCCACATAATCGTTAAACGCGTGGGTGTCCGCATCGATCATGGGAATCAGCGCATGGGCCGCCTGGTGCAGGGGCGGGATCAGTTTTCGCATTTTTGCATCCACATCTTCAAATTTTCTCACCCCCAAAGTGAGTTTGGCCACCATGGATCCAAGACCTGCGCCCATGGCCGCAATGGCTGCGGACACCGATCCCCCGCCCGGTGCGGAACTGCGGGAGGCCACTTCTTCGATGAACTGCCGGGTGGTCAGACCGGCCAGGGGTTCGTCCGGCTCTTCGGCAATGATATACTCGATGATTTTTTCTTTGGGGTTGAACGGGGCCACGGCATTCAACCCCAGCCGCTCCACAGCCAGGCGCACCTTCTGGTCCTCATCCAGGACAAACAGGTTTTCCTTTTCAATGTAATACTCGGCCGCCGCAAGAATGGCTTCCAGCGGCACCACGCCCACGATTTCCGATCCGGTCACGGCCACATTGAGCAAGGCTGCCTCTTTTTTCACTTCCTCATACAGGATGTGCGGCGGGGTGACCCGGTAATTGTTCAGGTTCACCGTGACCTGGGCCAGGTTGTAGTCATCCACATACCAGCCCATGCCCTTGACCTCCTTGAGCCGGCCGGGTTTATCCGGTCCCCTGCCCGCTTCCCGCAGGTTCAGCGCAATGCGGTGGGCCTGGTTGGGAGTGGATAACAGATTGACATTATAGGCGATCAAAAAAAACCGGGCCCCGGTGACGGTGGCCCCCCACTCGGGAATGAATTGTGCCGGCCCGAAATCCGGTTTCCATTCCGGCTTCACAATCCGGTCTTTGACGGCCTCATACTGGCCTTCCCGGATCTGGGGCAGTTTTCTGCGGTAATCCTGTGCAGCAGAAGCTTC harbors:
- a CDS encoding ammonia-forming cytochrome c nitrite reductase subunit c552; the encoded protein is MIKIILTGLCVVCMFLTGCDSKPETYLAAQIDENEYDPEKWGDAYPLHYESWLKTKEPKPVDKSRYKRGWDTDEVVYDKLSEFPFLGILYKGWGFGIEYNEPRGHFYAVTDQIEIDSSRVASGGVCLACKTPFHRKMIETHGLDYLVAGRKPRF
- a CDS encoding cation:proton antiporter regulatory subunit translates to MADLPGVGKKISFLTAEQQKVVVIIHHSGKRDLYFFQDSDEDEADYFLTLTSEETREMGAQLLGATYQPVDDDKMQIFQKQLVMEWIKLTPESPFVDKQIAESRIRTHTGASIIAVMHGDDMIVSPDINEVLKAGDTVMAAGKRDQIRRFEAMARGASTEGDH
- a CDS encoding cation:proton antiporter, with the translated sequence MGDVHFPVLFIAGGIFILLFAVGFIGMKIRIPGVVLYILLGIGLGGYFSGSHLLHLAGEVGIVLLFFMLGMEFPMRRLAGIAKKVAPAGTLDVCLNLFVTMGLCLFFGLDWITSFLMGGVVYATSSSITAKILESSKRMANPESEFLLGLLIFEDLVAPIAVAVLVGLTAGTAMTGVTFGMILAKIVGLIIGAVVIGHLIFSRLGGFVDRYRSQDIFILLVVGIALAYGGLALLLNLSEVLGAFLAGIILAEAQRTEPLEHAILPVRDLFLPLFFFYFGTTITFGDGVPMIPLLVVLLVWSIAGKIITGYYGARFYGLSKKVSVRAGLSFTQRGEFSVIIASMAVDTIRVLSGVFILSSAMIGILLFELAPRITTALFPKKARPQKYKVPGT
- a CDS encoding acetyl-CoA C-acetyltransferase — protein: MREVVIASACRTAIGRFGGSLAPLSDIDFGPIPIKEVIKRAGLTGDQIDEVIYASGYRTGDLPINSARVVAVKAGIPQEKPQFTISKACAGSIKATTLAAQVIKSGDADIIVAGGMESMSNATFMLKKARWGYRLGHGQLQDQLILFDPLSGNTMGETAENVAEKYNVSREDQDEFGLRSQQLAEKAIKEGKFKEQIVPVEVPQRKGDPKIFDTDEHPRFGTTMESLQKLKPAFRKGGTVTAGSSSGMNDGASALVVMAKDKADQLGIKPMASIVSYASAGVDPALMGIGPIPATRLALEKAGLTMNDIDLIELNEAFASQALACMRELDMDINKVNVNGGAIALGHPVSASGGAILTKLLYEMEVRDVRYGLATLCIGGGQGMALIVERK
- the ftcD gene encoding glutamate formimidoyltransferase; the encoded protein is MKKIVECVPNFSEGRNTETIDAIADAIGNTAGCTLLDVDPGRSTNRTVYTFVGEPDAVVEGALAGARVAREKIDMRTHKGEHHRMGALDVCPFIPVANVTMDECVALSKAFGQRAADELGIPVYLYEASAAQDYRRKLPQIREGQYEAVKDRIVKPEWKPDFGPAQFIPEWGATVTGARFFLIAYNVNLLSTPNQAHRIALNLREAGRGPDKPGRLKEVKGMGWYVDDYNLAQVTVNLNNYRVTPPHILYEEVKKEAALLNVAVTGSEIVGVVPLEAILAAAEYYIEKENLFVLDEDQKVRLAVERLGLNAVAPFNPKEKIIEYIIAEEPDEPLAGLTTRQFIEEVASRSSAPGGGSVSAAIAAMGAGLGSMVAKLTLGVRKFEDVDAKMRKLIPPLHQAAHALIPMIDADTHAFNDYVAALGLPKETDADRACRDEQLQLGLKNAIDTPLSVMATADAAWDALVAVATYGNIASKSDVEVGARALEMGIWGAYKNVVINMAGITDDIYKKQTLEKADALKNRAADMCGQVLEILDSRS